A section of the Flavobacterium sp. CG_23.5 genome encodes:
- the rplR gene encoding 50S ribosomal protein L18, with the protein MSLTKPERRQRIRFRIRKTISGTATNPRLSVFRSNKEIYAQLIDDVNGVTILAASSREKEIGNGTNIEVATAVGKLVAEKALKAGIDVVTFDRGGYLYHGRIKSLAEGARAAGLKF; encoded by the coding sequence ATGTCATTAACAAAACCTGAAAGAAGACAACGAATTAGATTCAGAATTAGAAAAACAATTAGTGGTACTGCTACTAATCCAAGACTTTCTGTATTTAGAAGTAACAAAGAAATTTACGCGCAACTTATTGATGACGTAAACGGAGTTACTATATTGGCGGCTTCTTCAAGAGAAAAAGAAATAGGTAACGGTACGAACATTGAAGTTGCTACAGCGGTTGGAAAACTAGTTGCTGAAAAAGCTTTGAAAGCTGGGATAGACGTGGTAACTTTCGATAGAGGAGGTTATTTATATCACGGTCGTATTAAATCATTAGCGGAAGGCGCAAGAGCGGCTGGACTTAAATTCTAA
- the rpsK gene encoding 30S ribosomal protein S11 gives MAKATAKKRKVIVESTGEAHISATFNNIIISLTNKKGEVISWSSAGKMGFRGSKKNTPYAAQMAAEDCSKVALEAGLKKVKVYVKGPGNGRESAIRSLHNGGIEVTEIIDVTPMPHNGCRPPKRRRV, from the coding sequence ATGGCTAAAGCAACTGCAAAAAAACGTAAAGTTATCGTTGAATCAACGGGAGAGGCTCATATTTCTGCTACCTTCAATAACATCATCATTTCTTTGACAAACAAAAAAGGTGAAGTTATTTCTTGGTCTTCAGCTGGTAAAATGGGTTTTAGAGGTTCTAAAAAGAATACTCCATACGCAGCCCAAATGGCAGCAGAAGATTGTAGTAAAGTAGCTCTTGAGGCAGGACTTAAAAAAGTAAAAGTTTATGTAAAAGGACCAGGAAACGGACGTGAGTCTGCTATCCGTTCTTTGCATAATGGTGGTATTGAAGTTACAGAGATTATCGATGTTACTCCAATGCCTCATAATGGATGTCGTCCTCCTAAAAGACGTAGAGTTTAA
- the rplF gene encoding 50S ribosomal protein L6 yields the protein MSRIGKNPIVVPAGVTVEVKDGIITVKGKNGQLTQEFSDVTVTVEDGIVQVDRSSDHKDQRAKHGLYRSLINNMIIGVTDGFTKSLELVGVGYRASNQGQKLDLALGYSHNIVLQIAPEVTLETISEKGKNPIVKLTSFDKQLLGQVAAKIRGFRKPEPYKGKGVKFVGEVLRRKAGKSA from the coding sequence ATGTCAAGAATAGGTAAAAATCCAATTGTAGTCCCTGCTGGAGTAACTGTAGAAGTTAAAGACGGTATTATTACAGTAAAAGGAAAAAATGGTCAACTTACACAGGAGTTTTCGGACGTAACTGTAACAGTTGAAGACGGTATTGTTCAAGTAGACAGATCGTCTGATCACAAAGACCAAAGAGCAAAACATGGTTTGTACAGATCTTTAATCAATAATATGATTATCGGTGTGACGGATGGTTTTACTAAGTCATTAGAATTGGTAGGAGTTGGTTATAGAGCTTCGAATCAAGGACAAAAATTAGATTTAGCGCTTGGTTATTCTCACAATATAGTTTTACAAATTGCTCCAGAAGTAACTTTAGAAACTATATCTGAAAAAGGTAAGAACCCTATCGTTAAATTAACATCATTTGACAAACAACTTTTAGGTCAGGTAGCTGCGAAAATCAGAGGTTTCCGTAAGCCTGAGCCGTACAAAGGAAAAGGTGTTAAATTTGTGGGTGAAGTATTAAGAAGAAAAGCAGGTAAATCAGCTTAA
- the rplX gene encoding 50S ribosomal protein L24 encodes MIKLKIKSGDIVRVIAGDHKGAEGKVLRVYKEKNKAIVEGVNMVSKHTKPSAKSPQGGIVKKEASIQISNISLIDPKTKETTRVGIRVEGDKKVRFSKKSNQVL; translated from the coding sequence ATGATAAAGCTAAAAATAAAATCAGGTGACATCGTAAGAGTAATTGCTGGAGACCATAAAGGTGCTGAAGGTAAAGTATTACGTGTGTACAAAGAGAAAAACAAAGCGATTGTTGAAGGTGTAAACATGGTTTCAAAACATACGAAACCTAGTGCAAAAAGCCCTCAAGGTGGTATCGTAAAGAAAGAAGCTTCTATACAAATATCTAACATCTCTTTAATTGATCCTAAAACAAAGGAGACAACTAGAGTTGGTATTAGAGTAGAAGGAGATAAGAAAGTAAGATTTTCAAAAAAATCTAATCAAGTACTATAG
- the rplN gene encoding 50S ribosomal protein L14 has translation MVQQESRLKVADNTGAKEVLTIRVLGGTKRRYASVGDKIVVSIKDTAPNGSVKKGAVSTAVVVRTKKEVRRADGSYIRFDDNACVLLNAAGEMRGTRVFGPVARELREKQFMKIVSLAPEVL, from the coding sequence ATGGTACAACAAGAATCAAGACTAAAAGTAGCAGATAACACAGGAGCTAAAGAAGTTTTAACTATCCGTGTTTTAGGAGGTACCAAAAGAAGGTATGCCTCTGTTGGTGACAAGATTGTAGTTTCTATCAAAGATACAGCCCCTAACGGAAGCGTTAAAAAAGGAGCTGTTTCAACTGCAGTTGTTGTACGTACCAAAAAAGAAGTGAGAAGAGCCGATGGTTCTTATATCCGTTTCGATGACAATGCATGTGTTCTTTTGAATGCTGCAGGAGAAATGAGAGGAACTCGTGTTTTTGGTCCAGTAGCAAGAGAACTTCGTGAAAAACAATTCATGAAAATTGTATCATTAGCACCAGAAGTGCTTTAA
- the rpsN gene encoding 30S ribosomal protein S14 gives MAKESMKAREVKREKTVAKYAEKRKALLEAGDFVGLQKLPKNASPVRLHNRCKLTGRPRGYMRQFGLSRVTFREMANNGLIPGVKKASW, from the coding sequence ATGGCTAAAGAATCAATGAAAGCCCGCGAGGTTAAGAGAGAAAAAACAGTAGCGAAGTATGCTGAGAAAAGAAAAGCTTTGTTAGAAGCTGGAGATTTCGTAGGTTTGCAAAAGTTACCAAAAAATGCTTCGCCAGTTCGTTTGCACAATCGTTGCAAATTAACAGGTAGACCAAGAGGGTATATGCGTCAATTCGGTCTTTCACGTGTTACATTTCGTGAAATGGCAAATAATGGATTGATACCTGGTGTTAAAAAAGCATCTTGGTAA
- the rpsQ gene encoding 30S ribosomal protein S17, translating into MEEKRNLRKERVGVVTSDKMDKSIVVAEVRKVKHPLYGKFVLKTKKYHAHDEMNDCNIGDTVRISETRPLSKTKCWRLVEILERAK; encoded by the coding sequence ATGGAAGAAAAAAGAAATTTAAGAAAAGAAAGAGTTGGTGTTGTTACTTCTGACAAAATGGATAAATCTATTGTTGTTGCTGAAGTGCGTAAAGTAAAACACCCATTATACGGTAAGTTCGTGTTGAAAACTAAAAAGTATCACGCACACGACGAAATGAACGACTGTAACATTGGAGATACGGTAAGGATTAGCGAAACGCGTCCTTTAAGTAAAACTAAATGTTGGAGGTTAGTTGAAATCTTAGAAAGAGCTAAATAA
- the rplP gene encoding 50S ribosomal protein L16, giving the protein MLQPKRTKYRKVQKGKMKGNSQRGHELSNGMFGIKSVHEDGMFLTSRQIEAARIAATRFMKREGQLWIKIFPDKPITKKPLEVRMGKGKGAVEYWAAVVKPGRIMFEVGGVPLSVAKEALRLAAQKLPVKTKFVVARDFEA; this is encoded by the coding sequence ATGTTACAGCCTAAAAGAACAAAATACCGAAAGGTACAAAAAGGTAAAATGAAAGGAAACTCTCAAAGAGGGCATGAACTTTCTAATGGAATGTTTGGTATTAAATCTGTACATGAAGATGGAATGTTCTTAACCTCTCGTCAAATCGAAGCTGCGCGTATTGCTGCAACTCGTTTTATGAAAAGAGAAGGACAATTATGGATCAAAATATTTCCAGACAAACCAATTACTAAGAAACCTCTTGAGGTACGTATGGGTAAAGGTAAAGGAGCCGTTGAATATTGGGCTGCTGTTGTTAAACCCGGAAGAATTATGTTTGAAGTTGGAGGAGTACCTTTGTCAGTTGCAAAAGAGGCGTTACGTCTTGCAGCTCAAAAGCTTCCAGTAAAAACGAAGTTCGTTGTTGCTAGAGATTTCGAAGCATAA
- the rpsC gene encoding 30S ribosomal protein S3 — protein MGQKTNPIGNRLGIIRGWDSNWYGGNDYGDKLAEDHKIRKYIHARLSKASVSKVIIERTLKLVTVTITTARPGIIIGKGGQEVDKLKEELKKITDKEVQINIFEIKRPELDAYLVATSICRQIESRISYRRAIKMAIAASMRMNAEGIKVLISGRLNGAEMARSEGFKEGRVPLSTFRADIDYALAEAHTTYGRMGIKVWIMKGEVYGKRDLSPLAGMDKKQSGTGGGKGGDSPRGDRKPFNKGGKPDARKRK, from the coding sequence ATGGGACAAAAGACAAATCCAATTGGAAATAGACTTGGTATCATCAGAGGATGGGACTCAAACTGGTATGGTGGAAATGATTATGGTGATAAACTTGCCGAAGATCACAAAATCAGAAAGTATATCCATGCTCGTTTATCAAAAGCTAGTGTATCAAAAGTAATCATCGAGAGAACTTTGAAACTTGTAACCGTTACTATCACTACTGCTAGACCTGGTATCATTATCGGAAAAGGTGGCCAAGAGGTAGACAAGTTAAAAGAAGAACTTAAGAAAATTACTGACAAAGAGGTTCAAATCAACATCTTTGAAATCAAAAGACCTGAACTTGACGCGTATCTAGTTGCTACAAGCATCTGTCGTCAAATCGAAAGCAGAATTTCTTACAGACGTGCAATCAAAATGGCTATTGCTGCCTCTATGCGTATGAACGCAGAAGGTATCAAAGTTTTGATTTCTGGTCGTTTGAATGGTGCGGAGATGGCTCGTTCAGAAGGTTTCAAAGAAGGAAGAGTTCCTCTATCAACTTTCAGAGCTGACATTGATTATGCACTTGCTGAAGCACATACTACTTATGGTAGAATGGGTATCAAAGTGTGGATCATGAAAGGTGAAGTTTATGGAAAGAGAGATCTTTCTCCGCTTGCTGGAATGGACAAAAAACAATCTGGTACTGGTGGAGGTAAAGGTGGCGATTCTCCAAGAGGAGATAGAAAGCCTTTTAACAAAGGTGGAAAACCAGACGCTCGTAAAAGAAAGTAA
- the rplO gene encoding 50S ribosomal protein L15 encodes MNLSNLQPAEGSTHNQNKRLGRGEGSGKGGTSARGHKGAKSRSGYSKKIGFEGGQMPLQRRVPKFGFTNINRKDYEGVNLDTLQLLVDNGVIKDTVDMTVYVANRLATKNEIVKILGRGELTAKLKVTAHKFTATAKAAIEAAGGEAVTM; translated from the coding sequence ATGAATTTAAGTAATTTACAACCTGCTGAAGGTTCTACTCACAATCAAAATAAAAGATTAGGTAGAGGTGAAGGTTCTGGAAAAGGTGGTACCTCTGCAAGAGGTCACAAAGGAGCTAAATCTCGTTCTGGTTATTCTAAAAAGATTGGTTTTGAAGGTGGTCAAATGCCACTTCAAAGACGTGTACCTAAGTTTGGTTTTACAAACATCAATCGTAAAGATTACGAAGGTGTTAATCTTGATACACTGCAACTTTTAGTTGACAATGGTGTTATTAAAGATACTGTTGATATGACAGTATATGTTGCTAATCGTTTGGCTACCAAAAATGAAATCGTTAAGATTTTAGGTAGAGGTGAATTGACTGCAAAATTAAAAGTAACCGCTCACAAATTTACTGCTACTGCAAAAGCTGCTATTGAAGCTGCTGGTGGAGAAGCTGTAACGATGTAA
- the rpsD gene encoding 30S ribosomal protein S4, whose amino-acid sequence MARYTGPSTRIARKFGEAIFGDDKAFEKRNYPPGQHGMAKKRGKKSEYAVQLMEKQKAKYSYGILEKQFRNLFEKASATKGVTGEVLLQLCEARLDNVVFRMGIAPSRRGARQIVSHRHVTVNGEVVNIPSYHLKPGDKVGVREKSKSLEAIERSLSNSSHVYEWITWNNDVKEGTFVSVPARLQIPENIKEQLIVELYNK is encoded by the coding sequence ATGGCAAGATATACTGGTCCAAGTACAAGAATCGCTCGTAAATTTGGCGAAGCAATTTTCGGAGACGATAAAGCTTTCGAAAAAAGAAATTACCCACCCGGACAACACGGGATGGCAAAAAAAAGAGGAAAAAAATCTGAATATGCTGTCCAGTTAATGGAAAAGCAAAAAGCTAAATATTCTTATGGAATATTAGAAAAACAATTCAGAAATTTATTCGAAAAAGCATCAGCTACTAAAGGTGTTACTGGTGAAGTTTTATTACAATTGTGTGAAGCAAGATTAGACAATGTGGTTTTTAGAATGGGTATTGCTCCTTCTAGAAGAGGTGCTCGTCAAATCGTTTCTCACAGACACGTTACCGTAAATGGTGAGGTTGTTAATATTCCTTCTTACCACCTTAAACCTGGTGATAAAGTTGGTGTTCGTGAAAAATCTAAATCTTTAGAAGCTATCGAACGTTCTTTATCTAATTCAAGTCATGTTTATGAATGGATTACTTGGAATAACGACGTTAAAGAAGGTACTTTCGTTTCTGTACCTGCGAGACTTCAAATCCCAGAAAACATTAAAGAACAATTAATCGTAGAGTTGTACAACAAATAA
- the secY gene encoding preprotein translocase subunit SecY translates to MKKIIESISNVWKIEELKNRILITLGLLLVYRFGAHVTLPGIDATQLNSLAGQTKNGIGSILDMFTGGAFSKASVFALGIMPYISASIVVQLMGIAIPYLQKLQSDGESGRKKINQITRWLTIGITLVQGPTYIYNLYQTLPSSAFLLGFNSFEFLFSSVVILVTGTIFAMWLGEKITDKGIGNGISLLIMVGILARFPQAFMQEFTTRVTNNNGGPMLLVIEIIIWLLVIIACVLLVMAVRRIPVQYARRTTSGDYEQDLMGGNRQWIPLKLNASGVMPIIFAQAIMFIPAAVAGLSKSDASQSIVGAFSNMFGLWYNVVFATLIVVFTFFYTAITVPTNKMSDDLKRSGGFIPGVRPGVETSDYLDKVMSLITFPGSLFLALIAVFPAIVVSLMDVQQSWAMFFGGTSLIIMVGVAIDTIQQINSYLLNKHYDGLMKSGKNRKAVA, encoded by the coding sequence ATGAAGAAAATTATAGAATCAATAAGTAATGTTTGGAAAATCGAGGAGCTAAAAAATAGAATCCTAATCACCTTAGGACTTCTTTTAGTTTATCGTTTTGGAGCACACGTTACACTTCCTGGAATTGATGCAACTCAATTAAACAGTTTAGCTGGTCAAACCAAAAATGGTATCGGATCTATTTTAGATATGTTTACCGGAGGTGCTTTTTCTAAAGCTTCAGTTTTTGCTTTAGGAATAATGCCATATATTTCTGCGTCTATTGTTGTTCAGTTAATGGGAATTGCGATTCCATATTTACAAAAGCTTCAAAGTGATGGAGAAAGTGGCAGAAAAAAGATTAATCAAATAACCCGTTGGTTAACGATAGGTATTACTTTAGTTCAAGGTCCAACTTACATTTATAATTTGTACCAAACCCTACCTAGTAGTGCTTTTTTGTTAGGATTTAATTCATTTGAATTCTTATTTTCATCAGTAGTAATCTTAGTGACAGGGACAATATTTGCCATGTGGTTGGGAGAAAAAATTACTGATAAAGGTATCGGAAACGGAATATCATTGTTGATTATGGTTGGTATTCTAGCTAGGTTTCCACAAGCTTTTATGCAAGAATTTACAACTAGAGTAACTAATAATAACGGTGGACCAATGCTATTGGTTATTGAAATTATTATTTGGCTTTTAGTTATTATTGCTTGTGTATTACTAGTAATGGCAGTTAGAAGAATACCTGTTCAGTATGCTCGTCGTACAACATCGGGAGATTACGAACAAGATTTAATGGGTGGAAATAGACAATGGATTCCATTGAAGCTTAACGCTTCTGGTGTTATGCCTATTATATTTGCTCAGGCAATTATGTTTATTCCTGCTGCTGTGGCAGGTTTATCAAAATCAGATGCATCACAATCAATTGTTGGCGCTTTTAGTAATATGTTTGGATTATGGTATAATGTAGTTTTTGCAACTTTAATAGTTGTATTTACCTTCTTTTATACTGCGATTACAGTTCCTACTAACAAAATGTCTGATGATTTAAAGAGAAGTGGTGGTTTTATTCCTGGGGTTAGACCTGGAGTTGAAACTTCTGATTATCTTGACAAGGTGATGTCTTTGATAACTTTTCCAGGTTCTTTATTTCTTGCTTTGATAGCTGTGTTCCCAGCAATTGTTGTAAGTCTTATGGATGTTCAACAATCTTGGGCAATGTTTTTTGGAGGTACTTCATTAATAATTATGGTTGGTGTTGCCATAGATACAATTCAACAAATCAATTCATACTTGTTAAACAAACATTATGACGGTTTAATGAAAAGTGGTAAAAATAGAAAGGCAGTAGCTTAA
- a CDS encoding DNA-directed RNA polymerase subunit alpha produces the protein MAIFNFQKPDKVIMIDSTDFEGKFEFRPLEPGYGLTVGNALRRVLLSALEGYAITSVRIEGVDHEFSTIPGVVEDVTEIILNLKQVRFKRQIEDVDNESVTISVSGKDQLTAGDFQKFISGFQVLNPELVICNLDSKIKLNFDLTIEKGRGYVPAEENKKQNAAIGTIFTDSIFTPVKNVKYAIENFRVEQKTDYEKLVFEIKTDGSINPKDALTEAAKVLIHHFMLFSDERITLEADEIAQTESYDEESLHMRQLLKTKLVDMDLSVRALNCLKAAEVDTLGDLVSFNKNDLMKFRNFGKKSLTELDELVAVKNLNFGMDLAKYKLDKE, from the coding sequence ATGGCAATATTTAATTTTCAGAAGCCCGATAAAGTTATCATGATCGATTCAACCGATTTTGAAGGTAAATTTGAGTTTAGACCTTTAGAACCTGGTTACGGATTGACTGTTGGTAATGCACTTAGAAGAGTTTTGCTTTCAGCATTAGAAGGTTATGCAATTACATCTGTTCGCATTGAAGGTGTAGATCATGAATTTTCTACTATTCCTGGAGTTGTTGAAGACGTTACCGAAATTATCCTTAATCTTAAACAAGTGCGTTTCAAACGTCAAATTGAAGATGTCGATAATGAATCAGTTACTATATCTGTTTCTGGTAAAGATCAATTAACAGCTGGTGATTTTCAAAAATTCATTTCAGGTTTCCAAGTTTTGAATCCAGAACTAGTTATCTGTAATTTAGATAGTAAAATCAAACTGAATTTCGATTTAACTATCGAAAAAGGTAGAGGATATGTTCCTGCTGAGGAGAACAAAAAACAGAATGCTGCAATTGGTACTATTTTTACGGATTCTATTTTTACTCCGGTAAAAAACGTAAAATACGCAATTGAAAACTTCCGTGTAGAGCAAAAAACAGATTATGAAAAATTAGTTTTTGAAATAAAAACTGATGGTTCTATCAATCCAAAAGATGCACTTACTGAAGCTGCTAAAGTTTTAATTCACCATTTCATGTTGTTCTCTGACGAAAGAATTACACTCGAGGCTGACGAAATTGCACAAACAGAATCATATGATGAAGAGTCATTACATATGAGACAATTGCTTAAAACTAAGCTTGTTGATATGGATCTTTCTGTAAGAGCATTAAATTGTTTGAAAGCGGCTGAAGTTGATACACTTGGTGATTTAGTATCGTTCAATAAAAATGACCTAATGAAATTCCGTAATTTTGGTAAAAAATCTTTAACTGAACTTGATGAACTTGTTGCAGTTAAAAATTTAAACTTCGGTATGGATTTAGCAAAATACAAACTAGATAAAGAATAA
- the infA gene encoding translation initiation factor IF-1, giving the protein MAKQSAIEQDGSIIEALSNAMFRVELENGHIVIAHISGKMRMHYIKLLPGDKVKLEMSPYDLSKARITYRY; this is encoded by the coding sequence ATGGCAAAACAATCAGCAATAGAACAAGACGGATCAATCATTGAAGCATTGTCAAATGCAATGTTCCGTGTAGAGTTAGAAAATGGACATATTGTAATCGCCCATATATCTGGAAAAATGCGTATGCATTACATCAAATTATTACCTGGTGATAAAGTGAAACTAGAAATGAGCCCTTACGATTTGTCAAAAGCAAGAATTACTTATAGATATTAA
- the rplE gene encoding 50S ribosomal protein L5, with amino-acid sequence MAYIPRLKEEYKSRVIAALKEEFGYVNVMQVPKLDKIVLSKGVGAAVSDKKLIDYAVDELTKITGQKAISTISKKDVASFKLRKGMPIGAKVTLRGERMYEFLDRLITSALPRVRDFSGIKATGFDGRGNYNLGVLEQIIFPEIDIDKVNKISGMDISFVTTAKTDKEAKSLLTELGLPFKKN; translated from the coding sequence ATGGCGTATATACCTAGACTAAAAGAAGAATATAAGAGCAGAGTAATCGCTGCTCTTAAAGAGGAATTCGGATACGTAAACGTAATGCAAGTTCCAAAATTGGACAAAATCGTTTTAAGTAAAGGAGTTGGTGCAGCTGTATCTGATAAAAAATTAATCGACTATGCAGTTGATGAGTTAACAAAGATCACTGGACAGAAAGCAATATCTACTATTTCAAAGAAAGACGTTGCGTCTTTCAAATTGAGAAAAGGGATGCCTATTGGAGCAAAAGTTACTTTACGTGGAGAAAGAATGTATGAGTTTTTAGATAGACTTATCACTTCAGCTTTGCCACGTGTAAGAGATTTCAGTGGTATTAAAGCTACTGGTTTTGACGGAAGAGGAAATTATAACCTTGGTGTTTTGGAGCAAATCATTTTCCCAGAAATTGATATTGACAAAGTAAACAAAATATCAGGAATGGATATCTCTTTTGTAACTACTGCGAAAACAGATAAAGAAGCAAAGTCTCTATTGACAGAATTAGGATTACCTTTTAAAAAGAATTAA
- the rpsE gene encoding 30S ribosomal protein S5, with amino-acid sequence MSNSKYKNVELVKPSGLELKDRLVSVNRVTKVTKGGRAFGFSAIVVVGDENGVVGHGLGKSKDVSEAIAKAVEDAKKNLVKIPLNGKSVPHEQKGKFGGARVFLIPASHGTGVIAGGAVRSVLESVGIHDVLSKSQGSSNPHNVVKATFDALLQMRSAYTVAKQRGVSLEKVFKG; translated from the coding sequence ATGTCTAATAGTAAATACAAGAATGTAGAGTTAGTAAAACCAAGTGGTCTTGAATTAAAAGATCGTTTGGTAAGTGTAAATCGTGTTACTAAGGTTACAAAGGGTGGTAGAGCTTTTGGTTTTTCTGCTATTGTAGTTGTAGGTGATGAAAATGGAGTGGTTGGACATGGATTAGGAAAATCTAAAGACGTTTCTGAAGCAATTGCGAAAGCAGTAGAAGATGCTAAGAAAAATTTAGTTAAAATTCCTTTGAATGGAAAATCAGTTCCTCACGAACAAAAAGGTAAATTTGGTGGTGCACGTGTATTTTTAATTCCTGCCTCTCATGGTACAGGAGTTATTGCTGGTGGAGCTGTTCGTTCAGTTCTTGAATCAGTAGGTATTCATGATGTATTATCTAAATCTCAAGGATCTTCAAATCCTCACAACGTAGTGAAAGCAACTTTTGATGCTTTATTACAAATGAGAAGTGCTTATACTGTTGCAAAACAAAGAGGTGTTTCTTTAGAAAAAGTTTTTAAAGGTTAA
- the ykgO gene encoding type B 50S ribosomal protein L36 has protein sequence MKVRASVKKRSPECKIVRRKGRLYVINKKNPRFKQRQG, from the coding sequence ATGAAAGTTAGAGCATCAGTAAAAAAGAGAAGTCCCGAGTGCAAAATTGTGCGTAGAAAAGGGAGATTGTACGTTATAAACAAAAAGAATCCTAGATTTAAACAAAGACAAGGATAG
- the rpmD gene encoding 50S ribosomal protein L30, with amino-acid sequence MAKLLVKQVRSKINCPLTQKRGLEALGLRKMGQVVEHDSNPTILGMINKVKHLVSVEEAK; translated from the coding sequence ATGGCTAAATTATTAGTAAAACAAGTAAGAAGCAAAATCAATTGTCCTCTTACTCAAAAAAGAGGTTTGGAAGCTTTAGGTCTACGTAAAATGGGACAAGTTGTAGAGCATGATTCAAATCCTACAATCCTTGGGATGATAAATAAAGTTAAACACTTAGTTTCTGTTGAAGAAGCTAAATAA
- the rpmC gene encoding 50S ribosomal protein L29 — protein MKQSEIKDLSAAELQEKLSQTKKTYADLKMAHAISPIENPLQIRSVRRAVARLATELTKRELQ, from the coding sequence ATGAAACAATCAGAAATAAAAGATCTTTCTGCAGCAGAGTTGCAAGAAAAGCTTAGCCAGACTAAGAAAACATATGCTGATCTAAAAATGGCTCACGCTATTTCGCCAATTGAAAACCCACTTCAAATTAGAAGTGTGAGAAGAGCGGTTGCTAGATTAGCTACAGAACTTACTAAAAGAGAGTTACAATAA
- the rpsM gene encoding 30S ribosomal protein S13: MARIAGVDIPKNKRGVVALTYIFGLGNSRAIEILEKAQVSQDKKVQDWNDDEIGAIREAVSAFKIEGELRSEVSLNIKRLMDIGCYRGIRHRTGLPLRGQRTKNNSRTRKGKRKTVANKKKATK; encoded by the coding sequence ATGGCAAGAATAGCAGGGGTAGATATCCCGAAAAATAAGAGAGGTGTTGTAGCACTTACCTATATCTTCGGATTAGGAAATAGTAGAGCTATTGAGATTTTAGAAAAAGCTCAAGTTAGCCAAGATAAAAAAGTCCAAGATTGGAATGATGATGAGATCGGAGCAATTCGTGAAGCTGTATCAGCATTTAAAATTGAAGGAGAATTACGTTCTGAAGTTTCTTTAAACATCAAACGTTTAATGGATATTGGTTGTTACAGAGGTATCCGTCATAGAACTGGTCTTCCTTTAAGAGGACAAAGAACTAAAAACAACTCTAGAACAAGAAAAGGTAAAAGAAAAACTGTTGCCAACAAGAAAAAAGCAACTAAATAA
- the rpsH gene encoding 30S ribosomal protein S8 — protein MYTDPIADYLTRVRNAVAANHKVVEIPASNLKKEITKILFDQGYILSYKFEDNAVQGSIKIALKYDKDTKESVIKDIQRISKPGLRKYSGSSSIPRILNGLGIAIVSTSKGLMTGKQAKQLNVGGEVICYVY, from the coding sequence ATGTATACAGATCCTATTGCCGATTATTTGACAAGAGTTCGTAACGCTGTGGCTGCAAACCATAAAGTTGTTGAAATTCCTGCATCTAATCTAAAAAAAGAAATAACAAAGATCTTATTTGATCAAGGTTATATCTTAAGTTACAAATTTGAAGACAACGCTGTTCAGGGTTCAATCAAAATTGCTTTGAAGTATGATAAAGATACTAAAGAGTCAGTAATTAAAGATATCCAAAGAATTAGTAAACCAGGTTTACGTAAGTATTCAGGTTCTTCTTCCATTCCAAGAATCCTTAATGGATTAGGGATTGCTATTGTTTCTACATCTAAAGGTTTGATGACAGGAAAACAAGCTAAGCAATTAAATGTAGGTGGTGAAGTAATTTGTTACGTATACTAA